In Cupriavidus basilensis, one genomic interval encodes:
- a CDS encoding DUF6388 family protein, with translation MTLSPERLQLAHERFLADNPEVVALLKFITPRHAQAVGMSVEAFQLSELERAIGREARLRCLTAEELLLVYLGERAAPAPRRQTR, from the coding sequence ATGACTCTTTCCCCCGAACGCTTGCAACTTGCCCACGAGCGTTTTCTCGCCGACAACCCCGAAGTGGTGGCGCTGCTCAAGTTCATCACCCCGCGCCACGCGCAAGCCGTCGGCATGAGCGTGGAAGCCTTTCAGCTCTCGGAGCTGGAGCGCGCCATCGGCCGCGAAGCCAGGCTCCGGTGCCTCACCGCCGAGGAGCTGCTGCTGGTGTACCTGGGCGAGCGCGCGGCGCCGGCGCCGCGGCGCCAGACGCGCTAG
- a CDS encoding LysR family transcriptional regulator has protein sequence MNQADLFALLPDMAVFARVVDAGNFSVAARQLGSTPSTVSRQIKRLEEALATRLLERSTRKVRMTESGAEVYRYCRDVVSAAAGAMDAAGHVVGRPQGRVSVSAPTAFAKTVIHPLVPAFLQAYPEVDLQLLFTDHETDPLADDLDLVIRLTEHPPPGLAGRRLGAVRWVLCASPAYLRARGTPAQPRDLAEHDCLYLGETADDNRWRLRRDTETQTVTVSGRYVANHAGARLEAAQQDLGIASLPEFTAALALQAGELVRVLPDWELQARAYVGTVWLLYPPNRFLPPKVRALIDYLAAHIGSAG, from the coding sequence ATGAACCAAGCCGATCTCTTTGCCTTGCTGCCCGATATGGCGGTGTTCGCGCGCGTGGTCGACGCGGGCAATTTTTCTGTTGCCGCGCGCCAGCTTGGCAGCACACCGTCCACCGTCAGCCGCCAGATCAAGCGTCTGGAGGAGGCATTGGCCACACGCTTGCTGGAGCGCTCGACCCGCAAGGTGCGCATGACGGAATCGGGCGCCGAGGTGTACCGCTATTGCCGCGACGTGGTGAGCGCCGCGGCGGGGGCGATGGACGCCGCCGGCCATGTGGTGGGCCGGCCGCAGGGCAGGGTCAGCGTCAGCGCGCCGACTGCATTTGCCAAGACGGTGATCCATCCGCTGGTACCGGCTTTCCTGCAGGCTTATCCGGAAGTGGACCTGCAGTTGCTGTTTACCGACCACGAGACCGATCCCCTCGCCGACGACCTCGACCTGGTGATCCGGCTGACCGAGCACCCGCCGCCCGGCCTGGCCGGGCGGCGCCTGGGCGCGGTGCGCTGGGTGCTGTGCGCCTCGCCCGCCTATCTGCGCGCACGCGGCACGCCCGCGCAGCCGCGCGATCTGGCGGAGCATGATTGCCTGTACCTGGGGGAAACCGCCGACGACAACCGCTGGCGCTTGCGCCGTGACACCGAGACGCAGACCGTGACGGTGAGCGGGCGCTATGTCGCCAACCACGCCGGCGCGCGGCTGGAAGCGGCGCAGCAGGATCTTGGCATCGCCAGCCTGCCCGAGTTTACCGCGGCCCTTGCCTTGCAGGCCGGCGAACTGGTGCGGGTGTTGCCCGACTGGGAATTGCAGGCACGCGCCTACGTGGGGACGGTGTGGCTGCTCTATCCGCCCAACCGCTTCCTGCCGCCCAAGGTGCGGGCGTTGATCGATTACCTGGCCGCGCACATCGGCAGCGCGGGCTGA
- a CDS encoding YSC84-related protein, giving the protein MERRSFLTVGAGLVVASSGLLGACTTTPNAPTDKAAKRREIDGGVDGTLNKLYETAKGSRELANRARGILVFPNVLSAGFFVGGEYGDGALRAGGANRGYYRLITGSFGFQFGAQSKAVILMFITQDAFDKFVASSGWTAGVDATVALAKIGANGTLDTNTAQQPVVGFVVTNAGLMAGVSLEGSKISKLDI; this is encoded by the coding sequence ATGGAACGCAGATCGTTTCTGACGGTAGGGGCTGGACTGGTGGTGGCAAGTTCAGGCCTGCTGGGCGCGTGTACGACCACACCCAATGCGCCCACCGACAAGGCCGCCAAGCGCCGCGAGATCGATGGCGGCGTGGATGGTACGCTCAACAAGCTGTACGAGACGGCGAAGGGTTCACGCGAACTCGCCAACCGCGCGCGCGGCATCCTGGTCTTCCCCAACGTCCTCTCGGCCGGCTTCTTCGTGGGCGGCGAATATGGCGATGGCGCACTGCGCGCGGGCGGCGCCAACCGTGGCTATTACCGTCTCATCACGGGCTCGTTCGGCTTTCAGTTCGGGGCACAGTCCAAGGCCGTCATCCTGATGTTCATTACGCAGGATGCATTCGACAAGTTCGTCGCCAGCAGCGGCTGGACCGCTGGCGTGGACGCTACCGTGGCACTGGCCAAGATTGGCGCCAATGGCACCCTGGACACCAATACCGCCCAGCAGCCCGTGGTTGGCTTCGTGGTCACCAACGCGGGCCTGATGGCCGGCGTGAGCCTGGAAGGCTCGAAGATCAGCAAGCTCGACATCTGA
- a CDS encoding Bug family tripartite tricarboxylate transporter substrate binding protein gives MITIRKCIAAGLGLAAIPMLAATAAAEPAYPAKPVRWIVPYAAGGGSDFLARSIGQALSARLGQPVLVDNKPGGNTAIGAAETARAPADGYTVLSADNGTLVFNPALYKTLSYNPVKDLAPVTLLGRFPMILVVGPGMNVNTVQEFVARAKSKPGGIDYASAGAGSPHHLAMELLKVEAGLNMVHAPYRGAAPALADVAGGQVPAMMVDLAAGAGFIKGGKVKALAVANPTRLPQLPDVPTFAEAGYKNVEAAALVGMVVPAATPPEIVATLNKQVVAAIKDPGVNKRLVDFGVEPVGNTPAQYAELLRSETTRWHKLIRDLKITLE, from the coding sequence ATGATCACCATTCGCAAATGCATCGCCGCAGGCCTTGGCCTGGCCGCCATCCCCATGCTGGCTGCCACCGCTGCCGCCGAGCCGGCCTACCCCGCCAAGCCGGTGCGCTGGATCGTGCCGTACGCAGCCGGCGGCGGCTCAGACTTCCTGGCGCGCTCCATCGGCCAGGCCCTCTCGGCCCGGCTTGGCCAGCCCGTGCTGGTGGACAACAAGCCGGGGGGCAATACCGCGATCGGCGCAGCGGAAACCGCACGCGCGCCGGCGGACGGCTACACGGTGCTGTCGGCGGACAACGGCACGCTGGTGTTCAACCCGGCGCTGTACAAAACGCTTTCCTACAACCCGGTCAAGGACCTGGCGCCAGTCACCTTGCTGGGCCGCTTTCCGATGATCCTGGTGGTGGGGCCGGGCATGAACGTCAACACCGTGCAGGAGTTCGTCGCCCGCGCCAAATCCAAGCCGGGCGGCATCGACTACGCCTCGGCCGGTGCCGGCAGCCCGCACCATCTCGCCATGGAACTGCTCAAGGTGGAGGCAGGGCTGAACATGGTCCACGCCCCCTATCGCGGCGCGGCGCCCGCGCTGGCCGACGTGGCCGGCGGCCAGGTCCCGGCCATGATGGTCGACCTGGCCGCGGGCGCGGGTTTCATCAAGGGCGGCAAGGTCAAGGCGCTGGCCGTGGCCAACCCGACCCGCCTGCCTCAGTTGCCGGACGTGCCGACCTTTGCCGAGGCAGGCTACAAGAACGTGGAGGCCGCCGCGCTGGTGGGCATGGTGGTGCCGGCCGCCACGCCGCCGGAGATCGTCGCCACGCTGAACAAGCAGGTGGTGGCCGCGATCAAGGATCCGGGCGTGAACAAGCGGCTGGTGGACTTCGGCGTGGAACCGGTCGGCAACACGCCCGCGCAATACGCCGAACTGCTGCGCAGCGAGACCACGCGCTGGCACAAGCTGATCCGCGACCTGAAGATCACGCTGGAGTAA
- a CDS encoding glutathione S-transferase family protein: protein MSQPELTLFHSPNTRSTGALTLLEELGVPYRLHPLNMKAGEQREPAYLAINPMGKVPAICYGDALVTEQAAVFIFLADLFPQARLAPALTDPLRGPYLRWMVFYGSCFEPALVDRSQQRETPRTMCPYGDYDTTIGTLLGQLEKGPYLLGDTFTAADVLWGTALTWTTMFKLVEATPVVQAYIDRINARPAVARARAIDAKLAAEQGG from the coding sequence ATGTCCCAGCCCGAACTGACCCTGTTCCATTCGCCCAATACGCGTTCCACCGGCGCGCTGACCCTGCTTGAGGAACTCGGCGTGCCGTATCGTCTCCACCCGCTCAACATGAAGGCCGGCGAGCAGCGCGAGCCGGCTTACCTGGCCATCAATCCGATGGGCAAGGTGCCGGCCATCTGCTATGGCGATGCGCTGGTGACGGAGCAGGCGGCCGTGTTCATCTTTCTGGCCGACCTGTTCCCGCAGGCGAGGCTGGCGCCCGCGCTGACCGATCCGCTGCGCGGGCCTTACCTGCGCTGGATGGTGTTCTACGGTTCCTGCTTCGAGCCGGCGCTGGTGGACCGCTCGCAGCAGCGCGAGACGCCGCGCACGATGTGCCCTTACGGCGATTACGACACCACCATCGGCACGTTGCTGGGCCAGCTGGAAAAAGGCCCCTACCTGCTGGGCGACACCTTCACCGCGGCCGACGTGCTGTGGGGCACCGCGCTGACCTGGACCACCATGTTCAAGCTGGTCGAAGCGACGCCGGTGGTGCAGGCTTATATCGACCGCATCAACGCGCGCCCGGCGGTGGCGCGGGCGCGTGCCATCGATGCGAAGCTGGCAGCAGAGCAGGGCGGCTGA
- a CDS encoding helix-turn-helix transcriptional regulator yields MPRLEKRDTHAPVTAAPKGIVDPLGTQQRIRLGRYLPSAALAPFVEHYWIVQWDLAGHPPQVQRVLPYPNANLVFDRGQTALFGVVRGVFDRTLEGAGHVLGVRFRVGGLRPLLDEPVCALTDTTRPARTLLSCDAHRAEMLVLDAGGDEAMVRAAESLLGSALPPPNPVVDQLQAIVAHAASAEGPASVESLAQHAGMGVRALQRLFQDYVGVSPKWVLRRYRLQEAAWRLARGEPVGLAQLAAELGYFDQAHLTRDFTRLVGVSPGDYQRSQQGPAGAR; encoded by the coding sequence ATGCCCCGATTGGAAAAACGCGACACGCACGCGCCCGTCACCGCTGCGCCCAAGGGCATTGTCGACCCGCTCGGCACGCAACAGCGCATCCGCCTCGGCCGTTACCTCCCGTCGGCGGCGCTGGCACCCTTTGTCGAACATTACTGGATCGTCCAATGGGACCTGGCGGGACACCCGCCGCAGGTGCAGCGCGTGCTGCCCTATCCGAACGCCAACCTGGTATTCGACCGCGGCCAGACAGCGCTCTTCGGCGTGGTGCGCGGCGTGTTCGACCGCACGCTGGAAGGCGCCGGCCACGTGCTCGGCGTGCGCTTTCGGGTGGGCGGCCTGCGCCCCTTGCTGGACGAGCCCGTCTGCGCGCTGACCGACACCACGCGGCCGGCGCGCACGCTGCTGTCATGCGACGCACACCGGGCCGAAATGCTGGTGCTGGATGCCGGCGGCGACGAAGCCATGGTGCGCGCCGCCGAATCGCTGTTGGGCAGCGCGCTGCCGCCGCCCAACCCCGTCGTGGATCAACTGCAGGCCATCGTCGCGCATGCCGCCAGCGCCGAAGGACCCGCCAGCGTGGAGTCGCTGGCGCAGCATGCCGGCATGGGCGTGCGCGCCTTGCAACGGTTGTTCCAGGACTACGTTGGCGTATCGCCCAAGTGGGTGCTGCGCCGCTACCGCCTGCAAGAGGCCGCATGGCGGCTCGCGCGCGGCGAGCCGGTCGGGCTGGCGCAGCTCGCCGCCGAGCTCGGCTACTTCGACCAGGCCCACCTGACGCGAGATTTCACCAGGCTGGTGGGCGTATCCCCGGGCGACTACCAGCGCTCGCAGCAGGGGCCGGCCGGCGCACGCTGA
- a CDS encoding cytochrome P450/oxidoreductase: MANATPNPYASGCPVDHHLLTAQRSPTGCPVSPGAASFDPFEDGYQQDPPEYVRWAREREPVFYSPRLGYWVVTRYDDIKAIFRDNLTFSPSIALEKITPTGPEANAVLASYGYAMNRTLVNEDEPAHMPRRRVLMAPFTPEELKHHEPMVRKLAREYVDRFVDDGRADLVDQMLWEVPLTVALHFLGVPEEDMDLLRKYSIAHTVNTWGRPRPQEQVEVAHAVGNFWQLAGKILDKMRQDPSGPGWMRYGIRKQVEYPEIVTDSYLHSMMMAGIVAAHETTANATANAMKLLLQHPRAWQEICEDPGLIPNAVEECLRHNGSVAAWRRLATRDVQVGGVDIPAGAKLLIVTSSANHDERHFADADLFDIRRENASDQLTFGYGSHQCMGKNLARMEMQVFLEELTRRLPHMRLAEQRFSYVPNTSFRGPEHVWVEWDPKQNPERANPALLEVQVPVRIGEPLGHAISRPVVVASVTQAAEGIVRLRLVSPDGKPMPRWAPGSHIDVECAGTGLSRQYSLCGDPDDSGALEIAVLREAQGRGGSAWVHDSVKAGDRLKIRGPRNHFRLDEAAGKLILIAGGIGITPVSAMARRAKALGMDYTLHYSGRSRASMALLDELIALHGDRLHVYAKDEGKRNDLASLLGQPQADTQIYACGPARMLAALQEQCAGWPADALRIEHFESALATLDPGQEQAFEAELKDSGIVVAVAPGQTLLAALRAANIDMQSDCEEGLCGSCEVRVLAGEIDHRDVVLTRAEREANAKMMACCSRAKCQRIVLEL; this comes from the coding sequence ATGGCCAACGCCACCCCCAATCCATACGCCTCGGGATGTCCCGTTGACCATCACTTGCTGACAGCGCAGCGCTCGCCCACCGGCTGCCCGGTCAGCCCGGGCGCGGCCAGCTTCGATCCCTTCGAGGACGGCTACCAGCAGGACCCGCCCGAGTACGTGCGCTGGGCGCGCGAGCGGGAGCCGGTCTTCTACAGCCCCAGGCTGGGCTACTGGGTGGTGACGCGCTACGACGACATCAAGGCGATCTTCCGCGACAACCTCACCTTCAGCCCCTCCATCGCGCTGGAGAAGATCACGCCGACGGGGCCGGAAGCCAACGCCGTGCTGGCGTCCTACGGCTACGCCATGAACCGCACGCTGGTCAACGAGGACGAGCCTGCGCACATGCCGCGCCGCCGCGTGCTGATGGCGCCGTTTACGCCCGAGGAACTCAAGCATCACGAGCCCATGGTGCGCAAGCTCGCGCGCGAGTATGTCGACCGCTTTGTCGACGACGGCCGCGCCGACCTGGTCGACCAGATGCTGTGGGAAGTACCGCTGACCGTGGCGCTGCATTTTCTCGGCGTGCCCGAGGAAGACATGGACCTGCTGCGCAAGTATTCCATCGCGCATACCGTCAATACCTGGGGCCGGCCCAGGCCGCAGGAGCAGGTCGAAGTCGCGCACGCCGTAGGCAACTTCTGGCAACTGGCCGGCAAGATCCTCGACAAGATGCGGCAGGACCCGTCCGGCCCGGGCTGGATGCGCTATGGCATCCGCAAGCAGGTGGAGTATCCGGAGATCGTCACCGACTCCTACCTGCACTCGATGATGATGGCCGGCATTGTCGCCGCGCATGAAACCACGGCCAACGCCACGGCCAATGCCATGAAGCTGCTGCTGCAGCATCCGCGCGCCTGGCAAGAGATCTGCGAAGACCCGGGCCTGATCCCGAACGCGGTAGAGGAATGCCTGCGGCACAACGGCTCGGTGGCGGCCTGGCGGCGCCTGGCCACGCGCGACGTGCAGGTAGGCGGCGTCGACATTCCCGCCGGCGCCAAGCTGCTGATCGTGACGTCCTCGGCCAACCACGACGAGCGGCACTTCGCCGATGCGGATCTCTTCGACATCCGCCGCGAGAACGCCAGCGACCAGCTCACCTTCGGCTACGGCTCGCACCAGTGCATGGGCAAGAACCTGGCGCGCATGGAGATGCAGGTCTTCCTGGAGGAGCTCACGCGGCGCCTGCCCCATATGCGCCTGGCGGAGCAGCGATTCAGCTACGTGCCAAACACCTCGTTCCGCGGGCCCGAGCACGTGTGGGTGGAATGGGATCCGAAGCAAAACCCCGAGCGCGCCAACCCCGCGCTACTAGAAGTACAAGTGCCGGTGCGCATTGGCGAGCCGTTGGGGCATGCAATCAGCCGGCCGGTGGTGGTGGCCAGCGTGACCCAGGCGGCCGAGGGCATTGTCAGGCTGCGGCTGGTGTCGCCCGATGGCAAGCCGATGCCGCGCTGGGCGCCGGGCTCGCACATCGACGTGGAATGCGCAGGCACCGGACTGTCGCGGCAATACTCGCTGTGCGGCGACCCGGACGACAGCGGTGCGCTGGAGATCGCCGTGCTGCGCGAAGCGCAAGGCCGTGGCGGCTCCGCTTGGGTGCATGACAGCGTCAAGGCCGGCGACCGGCTGAAGATCCGCGGCCCGCGCAACCATTTCCGGCTGGATGAGGCCGCGGGCAAGCTGATCCTGATCGCCGGGGGCATCGGCATCACGCCCGTCAGCGCCATGGCGCGGCGTGCCAAGGCGCTCGGCATGGACTACACCTTGCACTACAGCGGGCGCTCGCGCGCGTCCATGGCACTGCTCGACGAGCTCATCGCGCTGCACGGCGACCGCCTGCATGTCTACGCCAAGGATGAAGGCAAGCGCAACGATCTCGCCAGCCTGCTCGGGCAGCCCCAGGCGGATACGCAGATCTACGCCTGCGGCCCCGCGCGCATGCTGGCGGCACTGCAGGAACAGTGCGCCGGCTGGCCCGCCGACGCGCTGCGCATCGAGCATTTCGAGTCGGCGCTGGCCACGCTGGACCCCGGCCAGGAGCAGGCGTTCGAAGCCGAGCTGAAGGACTCCGGCATCGTCGTCGCGGTCGCCCCGGGCCAGACGCTGCTGGCCGCGCTGCGCGCCGCCAACATCGACATGCAAAGCGATTGCGAGGAAGGCCTGTGCGGCTCCTGCGAGGTGCGCGTGCTGGCCGGCGAAATCGACCACCGCGACGTGGTGCTCACGCGCGCGGAGCGCGAGGCCAACGCCAAGATGATGGCCTGCTGCTCGCGCGCGAAATGCCAGCGGATCGTGCTGGAGCTATAA
- a CDS encoding MFS transporter, with protein MPTTPLAQSPCDDAALRAAPGGPPCARADEPWVLAATILASSMAFIDGTVVNVALPALQKDFDASLGGMQWVVEAYALLLAALLLVGGACGDRFGRRRVFALGVAVFAASSAWCGLAGNIGHLVAARAAQGVGAALLVPGSLALLSASFDASRRGKAIGTWSGATAMTTALGPVVGGWLIEHLSWRAAFLVNLPLAAAVLAIVFWRVPESRAPQHPGGLDWPGSLLAALGLGGVVYGLIESPARGWSHPAVWMPSAAGLVALGLFVLVEARVANPVMPPALFRSRAFLGANLLTLLLYAALGGGLFFFPLNLIQVQGYSSTQAGAALLPFILLMFLLSGWAGGLVDRHGARKPLIVGPLVAAAGFALFALPGAAASGGSYWLTFFPAVLVLGAGMTISVAPLTTTVMNAVPLGSAGTASGINNAAARVATLLAIAMLGIVMVGVFDYRLDRALGQSVASGAVSVQVARSVQAQRAKLAAIALPAATDPQVKAAVRRAVDSAFVAGFRWVMLLSALLAAGGAACAWAFLSPAHGKTGTGNAGG; from the coding sequence ATGCCCACCACGCCGCTGGCCCAGAGCCCGTGCGACGACGCAGCGCTGCGCGCCGCCCCTGGCGGGCCACCCTGCGCCAGGGCCGACGAACCGTGGGTGCTGGCCGCCACCATCCTGGCGTCGAGCATGGCCTTCATCGATGGCACCGTGGTCAACGTGGCCCTGCCCGCGCTGCAAAAGGATTTCGACGCGAGCCTGGGCGGCATGCAGTGGGTGGTGGAAGCCTATGCGTTGCTACTGGCAGCCTTGCTGCTGGTGGGCGGCGCCTGCGGTGACCGCTTCGGGCGCCGTCGCGTGTTTGCGCTGGGCGTGGCGGTTTTCGCAGCCAGCTCGGCCTGGTGCGGGCTGGCCGGCAACATTGGCCACCTGGTCGCCGCGCGGGCCGCGCAGGGCGTGGGCGCGGCGTTGCTGGTGCCAGGCAGCCTGGCGTTGCTGTCGGCCTCGTTCGATGCGAGCCGGCGGGGCAAGGCCATCGGCACCTGGTCCGGCGCCACCGCCATGACCACCGCGCTCGGGCCCGTGGTGGGCGGCTGGCTGATCGAGCATCTGTCGTGGCGCGCCGCCTTCCTGGTCAACCTGCCACTGGCGGCGGCGGTGCTGGCCATCGTATTCTGGCGCGTGCCGGAAAGCCGCGCACCGCAGCATCCCGGTGGACTCGACTGGCCCGGCAGCCTGCTCGCCGCGTTGGGGCTGGGTGGCGTGGTCTACGGCCTGATCGAGTCACCGGCGCGGGGCTGGAGCCACCCGGCCGTGTGGATGCCGTCTGCCGCCGGCCTTGTTGCGCTCGGGTTGTTCGTGCTGGTGGAGGCCCGCGTGGCCAACCCTGTGATGCCGCCCGCGCTGTTCCGCTCGCGCGCTTTCCTGGGTGCCAACCTGCTCACCTTGCTGCTCTACGCGGCGCTGGGGGGCGGCCTGTTCTTCTTCCCGCTCAACCTGATCCAGGTGCAGGGCTATTCGTCGACGCAGGCCGGCGCTGCCCTGCTGCCGTTCATCCTGCTGATGTTCCTGCTGTCCGGCTGGGCCGGCGGGCTGGTGGACCGGCATGGCGCACGCAAGCCGCTGATCGTGGGCCCGCTGGTAGCGGCAGCGGGTTTCGCGCTGTTTGCGTTGCCCGGTGCCGCCGCCAGCGGCGGCAGCTACTGGCTGACCTTCTTTCCCGCGGTGCTGGTGCTTGGCGCGGGCATGACGATCAGCGTGGCGCCGCTGACCACCACCGTCATGAACGCCGTGCCGCTTGGCTCGGCGGGCACGGCGTCCGGCATCAACAATGCGGCGGCACGCGTGGCCACGCTGCTGGCGATTGCCATGCTGGGGATCGTGATGGTCGGCGTGTTCGACTACCGGCTGGACCGCGCGCTTGGCCAGTCGGTGGCCAGCGGCGCGGTGTCAGTGCAGGTGGCGCGGTCCGTGCAGGCGCAACGTGCGAAACTCGCCGCCATCGCGCTGCCGGCGGCCACGGACCCGCAGGTAAAAGCGGCCGTCCGGCGGGCGGTGGACAGCGCCTTCGTGGCAGGATTTCGCTGGGTCATGCTGCTGTCGGCGCTGCTGGCTGCCGGCGGCGCAGCATGCGCCTGGGCGTTCCTGAGCCCGGCGCACGGCAAGACCGGCACCGGGAATGCCGGCGGCTAG
- a CDS encoding IclR family transcriptional regulator, which produces MKTRTNPSASRTSGTSGDPADPAMPAEPPARERRQRVQSAQTGMTVLKGLANLGGRASLTALAAHIGESPAKVHRYLASLIDEGLVAQASASQQYFLGVEAMLIGLAAMRQVDPIRIAEPSLVRLRESLDVTCFVAVMGNKGPTIVRFEEPGLPVTVNVRVGSVMPMLWSATGRALLGLLDEPRVRAMAEEELAAAPADLRAQLDRDDPIGVLRSEVQAAGCAVVRDTNLKGISAVAAPLYDYTGRICAVLTALGATGGFDASMHGPIAVAVRHEAQVASRLLGYGAAPPGGGA; this is translated from the coding sequence ATGAAGACAAGAACCAACCCAAGCGCCTCACGTACCTCAGGCACCTCAGGCGATCCCGCCGATCCCGCCATGCCTGCTGAACCGCCGGCGCGCGAGCGCCGCCAGCGCGTGCAATCGGCGCAGACCGGCATGACCGTGCTCAAGGGCCTGGCCAACCTTGGCGGGCGCGCCAGCCTGACCGCGCTGGCTGCGCATATCGGCGAGAGCCCGGCCAAGGTGCACCGCTACCTGGCCAGCCTCATCGACGAGGGGCTGGTGGCGCAGGCGTCGGCATCGCAGCAGTATTTTCTGGGCGTGGAGGCCATGCTGATCGGCCTGGCAGCGATGCGGCAGGTCGATCCGATCCGGATCGCCGAGCCGTCGCTGGTCCGCCTGCGCGAGAGCCTGGACGTGACCTGCTTTGTGGCGGTGATGGGCAACAAGGGCCCGACCATCGTGCGCTTCGAGGAGCCGGGGCTGCCCGTGACGGTCAATGTGCGGGTGGGTTCGGTGATGCCGATGCTGTGGTCGGCCACGGGCCGCGCGCTGCTGGGCTTGCTGGACGAGCCGCGTGTGCGGGCGATGGCGGAAGAAGAACTCGCGGCGGCGCCGGCGGACCTGCGCGCGCAGCTCGATCGCGATGACCCCATCGGCGTGCTGCGCAGCGAAGTGCAAGCCGCCGGCTGCGCGGTGGTGCGCGATACCAACCTGAAGGGCATCAGCGCCGTGGCGGCGCCGCTGTACGACTACACGGGCCGCATCTGCGCGGTGCTTACCGCGCTGGGCGCCACCGGCGGCTTCGATGCGTCGATGCATGGGCCCATCGCCGTGGCCGTGCGCCATGAGGCACAGGTCGCCAGCAGGTTGCTGGGCTACGGCGCGGCGCCGCCGGGCGGCGGCGCCTGA
- a CDS encoding recombination-associated protein RdgC: protein MWFKNLQLHRLSAPWSLAAEEVEECLARHAFFPGTSLEMQTQGWASPRDNGALVHQVGKQLLLTMRTEKKLLPSTVVNQVTKARAVELEEQQGFKPGRKQMRELKEQVTEELLPRAFSIRRDTRVWIDPVNGWLAIDAAAPAKADEVRGMLFKAIDPLPLDNLHVNQSPVTAMTDWLATDTAPAGFTLDQEMELQSSAESKATVRYVRHPLDAEDLRRHIAAGKRCTRLAMTWNDRVSFVLTESLTIKRVAPLDVIKEQADPSARDDEERFDGDFTMMAGELANLLSDLTAALGGERKL from the coding sequence ATGTGGTTCAAGAATCTCCAGCTGCACCGTCTGTCCGCACCGTGGTCCCTCGCCGCCGAAGAGGTCGAGGAGTGCCTGGCGCGCCACGCATTTTTCCCTGGCACCAGCCTGGAGATGCAAACCCAGGGCTGGGCCTCGCCGCGTGACAACGGCGCGCTCGTCCACCAGGTCGGCAAGCAGTTGCTGCTGACCATGCGCACCGAAAAGAAGCTGCTGCCCTCCACCGTGGTCAACCAGGTCACCAAGGCCCGCGCCGTGGAACTGGAAGAGCAGCAAGGCTTCAAGCCGGGCCGCAAGCAGATGCGCGAGCTCAAGGAGCAGGTCACCGAAGAACTGCTGCCGCGCGCGTTCAGCATCCGGCGCGACACCCGCGTGTGGATCGACCCGGTCAACGGCTGGCTCGCCATCGACGCTGCCGCCCCGGCCAAGGCCGATGAAGTGCGCGGCATGCTGTTCAAGGCCATCGACCCGCTGCCGCTGGACAACCTGCATGTGAACCAGTCGCCGGTCACCGCCATGACCGACTGGCTGGCCACCGACACGGCCCCGGCCGGCTTCACCCTCGACCAGGAAATGGAGCTGCAGTCCAGCGCCGAGAGCAAGGCCACGGTGCGTTATGTGCGCCATCCGCTGGATGCCGAGGACCTGCGCCGCCACATTGCCGCCGGCAAGCGCTGCACGCGCCTGGCGATGACCTGGAACGACCGCGTGTCCTTCGTGCTCACCGAGTCGCTGACCATCAAGCGCGTGGCCCCGCTGGACGTGATCAAGGAGCAGGCCGACCCGAGCGCCCGCGACGACGAAGAACGCTTCGACGGCGACTTCACCATGATGGCCGGCGAACTGGCCAACCTGCTGTCGGACCTGACCGCCGCGCTCGGCGGCGAACGCAAGCTGTAA